One genomic window of Pelecanus crispus isolate bPelCri1 chromosome 18, bPelCri1.pri, whole genome shotgun sequence includes the following:
- the MED1 gene encoding mediator of RNA polymerase II transcription subunit 1 isoform X2, translated as MSTLLERLHAKYNQNRPWTETMKLVRQVMEKRVVMNSGGHQHLVSCLETLQKALKVSSLPAMTDRLESIARQNGLGSHLSANGTECYITSDMFYVEVQLDPTGLLCDVKVAHHGENPVSCPELVQHLREKNFDEFSKHLRGLVNLYKLPGDNKLKTKMYLALQSLELDLSKMAGMYWQATNANPLDKILHGSVGYLTPRSGGLLMNLKYYVSPYDLFEDGTGAPVILHENNVPRSLGMNVSVTVEGTMAMYKLPIAPLIMGSHPVDSKGTPSFSSITSANSVDLPACFFLKFPRPIPVSRAFIQKLQGCTGIPLFDTPPTFVPLYELITQFELSKEADPLPLNHNMRFYAALPGQQHCYFLNKDAPLPDGRSLQGTLISKIAFQHPGRVPLILNLIRHQVAYNTLIGSCVKRTVLKEDSPGILQFEVCPLSDSCFSVSFQHPVNDSLVCVVMDVQDSTHVNCKLYKGLSDALICTDDFIAKVVQRCMSIPVTMRAIRRKAETIQADTPALSLIAETVEDMVKKNLPPASSPGYGMTTGSNPMSGTTTPTNTFPGGPITTLFNMSISMKERHDSVGHGEDFSKVSQNPILTSLLQITGNVGSTIGSSPTPPHHTPPPVSSPASNTKNHPMLMNLLKENPPQDFSTLYGSSPLERQNSSSGSPRMEMGPGGNKQKKKKSRMPADKPKHQTEDDFQRELFSMDVDSQNPIFDVNMTADTLDTPHITPAPSQCSTPPTTYPQPIPHSQPSIQRMVRLSSSDSIGADVTDILSDIAEEASKLPTTNEDCPPIGTPVRDSSSSGHSQSALFDPDVFQTNNSENPYTDPADLIADAAVSPNSDSSNHFFPDGVDFNPDLLNSQSQSGFGEEYFDESSQSGDTDDFKGYASQALTTLGVQVLGADGGENKFKGSNQSDTVDFSIIAAASKALGSSDIMEHHSGGQSPLLNTGDLGKEKSQKRVKEGNGSGSNMAGPGIDGKPGKRSRTPSSDGKSKEKLPKRKKQETDGKSPSHSSSNRPFTPPASTGGSKSPGSSGRSQTPPGVATPPIPKITIQIPKGTVTVGKPSSHGQYTSSGSVTSSSSKSHHSHSSSSSSSSSSSTSGKIKSSKSEGSSGSKMSSSLYSSQGGSSSGQSKSSAQSVGKPGSSPITKHGLSSGSGSTKMKPQGKPSSLMNPSMSKPNISPSHSRPSGGSDKLASPMKPVPGTPPSSKAKSPISSGSGGSHMSGTGSSSSMKSSSGMGSSGSMSQKPPPSSNSSTASSSSFSSSGSSMSSSQNQHGSSKGKSPSRNKKPSLTAVIDKLKHGVVTSGPGGDDPMDGQMGPSSNSSSHTMSSKHNMSGGEFQGKREKSDKEKSKVSVSGGSVDSSKKTSDSKNVGSTGVAKIIISKHDGGSPSIKAKVTLQKPGEGGGDSLRPQMASSKSYGSPLISGSTPKHERCSPSHSKSPAYTPQNIDSESESGSSIAEKSYQNSPSSDDGIRPLPEYSSEKHKKHKKEKKKVKDKDRDRDRDRDKDRDKKKSHSMKPESWSKSPISADQSLSMTSSAILSAERPSRASPEFLIGEEDDDLMDVALIGN; from the exons ATGAGTACCCTCTTAGAAAGACTTCACGCAAAGTACAACCAAAACAGACCTTGGACAGAAACCATGAAGTTAGTCCGTCAAGTCATG GAAAAGCGAGTTGTGATGAACTCTGGGGGGCACCAACATCTGGTGAGCTGTTTGGAGACTTTGCAGAAGGCATTAAAAG TATCTTCTCTGCCTGCCATGACAGATCGCTTAGAGTCTATAGCTAGACAAAATGG CCTTGGATCTCACCTTAGTGCAAATGGCACTGAATGTTACATCACTTCAGACATGTTCTATGTGGAAGTCCAGTTAGATCCTACAGGGCTGCTGTGTGATGTCAAGGTGGCTCACCATGGAGAAAACCCTGTG agttGTCCAGAGTTGGTGCAACATCTGAG agagaaaaattttgATGAATTTTCTAAGCATCTAAGGGGGCTTGTGAACCTATATAAGTTGCCAGGAGATAA CAAACTTAAAACTAAAATGTACTTAGCTCTGCAGTCCTTAGAGTTGGATCTCTCAAAAATGGCAGGGATGTACTG GCAAGCCACCAATGCAAATCCCCTCGACAAGATTCTTCATGGCAGTGTTGGCTATCTCACCCCCAGGAGCGGAG GTCTCCTGATGAATCTCAAGTATTATGTCTCGCCCTATGATTTATTTGAAGATGGCACTGGAGCACCCGTTATCTTGCATGAGAACAATG TTCCTCGGTCTTTGGGTATGAATGTGTCAGTAACAGTTGAGGGAACCATGGCTATGTACAAACTTCCAATTGCACCACTGATTATGGGCTCTCATCCAGTTGACAGCAAAGG AACTCCGTCTTTCTCGTCAATCACCAGTGCCAACAGTGTGGACTTACCAGCTTGTTTCTTCCTGAAATTCCCACGTCCCATTCCAGTGTCTCGAGCTTTCATTCAGAAACTTCAGGGCTGCACAG GTATTCCACTGTTCGACACGCCGCCGACGTTTGTACCCTTGTATGAGTTGATCACACAGTTTGAATTATCCAAGGAGGCTGATCCTCTACCTTTAAACCACAATATGCGCTTCTATGCA GCTCTTCCAGGACAGCAGCACTGTTACTTTCTGAACAAAGATGCTCCTCTCCCAGATGGAAGAAGCCTTCAAGGAACTCTGATTAGTAAGATCGCCTTCCAGCACCCTGGACGGGTTCCTCTCATCCTCAATTTGATCAGACATCAGGTGGCGTACAACACACTGATTGGCAGCTGTGTCAAGcgaacagttttaaaagaag ATTCTCCTGGGATCCTGCAGTTTGAAGTTTGTCCTCTCTCTGACTCCTGTTTTAGTGTATCCTTTCAGCATCCTGTGAATGACTCCCTAGTGTGTG TGGTAATGGATGTGCAAGACTCTACTCATGTGAACTGTAAGCTGTACAAAGGGCTGTCCGATGCTCTTATCTGTACAGATGATTTCATTGCCAAAGTTGTTCAAAG ATGTATGTCCATTCCTGTCACCATGAGAGCAATTCGTAGAAAAGCAGAAACGATTCAAGCAGACACACCAGCCTTGTCCCTCATTGCAGAGACAGTAGAAGACATGGTGAAGAAAAATCttcccccagccagcagcccagggTATGGCATGACCACAGGCAGCAACCCAATGAGTGGTACCACTACCCCAACAAACACTTTTCCTGGGGGGCCCATCACTACTTTGTTTAACATGAGCATAAGCATGAAAGAGAGGCATGACTCGGTGGGCCATGGGGAGGACTTCAGCAAAGTGTCTCAGAACCCTATTCTCACTAGTTTGTTGCAGATCACAGGGAATGTGGGGTCTACCATTGGCTCaagtccaacccccccccatCACACACCACCACCAGTATCCTCACCAGCAAGCAACACCAAGAACCACCCCATGCTCATGAACCTTCTTAAAGAGAATCCCCCTCAGGATTTCTCCACTCTGTATGGGAGCAGCCCTCTCGAAAGGCAGAACTCTTCCTCTGGCTCCCCCAGAATGGAAATGGGCCCTGGGGGgaataagcaaaagaaaaaaaaatcccgcaTGCCGGCCGACAAGCCCAAGCATCAGACTGAGGATGATTTCCAGAGGGAGCTCTTTTCAATGGATGTTGACTCCCAGAATCCCATTTTTGATGTCAACATGACTGCAGATACCCTGGACACCCCTCATATTACTCCAGCACCCAGCCAATGCAGCACTCCTCCTACTACATACCCACAGCCTATACCTCACTCGCAGCCCAGTATTCAGAGAATGGTTCGACTTTCTAGTTCGGACAGCATTGGAGCTGATGTTACTGATATCCTTTCGGATATAGCAGAGGAGGCTTCCAAACTGCCCACCACTAATGAGGACTGTCCACCCATTGGTACTCCAGTAAGAGACTCTTCTAGTTCAGGACATTCACAAAGTGCCCTCTTTGACCCAGATGTTTTTCAGACGAACAATAGTGAGAACCCATACACAGATCCAGCAGACCTGATAGCAGACGCTGCTGTGAGCCCCAACAGCGATTcttcaaaccatttttttcccgATGGAGTAGATTTCAATCCTGACTTGCTGAACAGTCAGAGTCAAAGTGGCTTTGGGGAGGAGTACTTTGATGAGAGTAGTCAGAGTGGAGACACTGACGACTTCAAGGGCTATGCGTCCCAGGCTCTAACTACTTTGGGGGTGCAAGTCTTGGGGGCTGATGGGggggaaaataaatttaagggGAGCAATCAGTCCGATACGGTAGATTTTAGTATTATTGCAGCTGCAAGCAAAGCACTGGGGTCCTCTGACATCATGGAGCATCACAGTGGAGGTCAGAGCCCCTTACTGAATACAGGGgatttaggaaaagaaaagtctCAGAAACGGGTAAAGGAAGGCAATGGTTCTGGAAGTAACATGGCAGGTCCTGGGATAGACGGGAAGCCAGGGAAGCGCAGCCGGACGCCATCCAGTGATGGTAAAAGTAAAGAGAAACTTCCAAAGCGGAAAAAGCAGGAGACAGATGGGAAGTCTCCGTCTCACAGTTCATCAAACAGGCCTTTCACGCCACCAGCAAGCACAGGTGGGTCCAAATCTCCTGGGAGTTCAGGCAGATCTCAGACTCCTCCTGGTGTAGCTACTCCTCCTATTCCAAAAATAACCATTCAGATCCCAAAAGGAACAGTGACTGTTGGCAAACCATCTTCACATGGCCAGTATACAAGTAGTGGCTCTgtcacctcctccagcagcaaaaGCCATCATAGccattcttcctcctcctcctcttcttcctcctcttcaacctcaggcaaaattaaaagcagcaaatcGGAAGGGTCTTCTGGCTCAAAGATGAGCAGCAGCCTCTACTCCAGCCAAGGCGGCTCAAGTTCAGGTCAGTCCAAAAGCTCGGCTCAGTCGGTGGGAAAGCCTGGATCCTCCCCCATCACCAAACATGGCCTCAGCAGCGGTTCTGGAAGTACCAAGATGAAACCTCAAGGAAAGCCATCGTCACTTATGAACCCTTCCATGAGTAAACCAAACATCTCTCCATCTCATTCTAGACCCTCGGGTGGTTCTGACAAGCTTGCTTCTCCCATGAAACCTGTCCCAGGTACTCCCCCATCATCTAAAGCAAAGTCACCTATCAGTTCAGGTTCCGGGGGTTCCCATATGTCTGGGACGGGATCAAGCTCAAGTATGAAATCGTCTTCAGGAATGGGATCCTCTGGGTCCATGTCACAGAAACCACCTCCTTCATCAAATTCTTCGACAGcatcctcatcttccttctcaTCTAGTGGGTCTTCCATGTCTTCATCTCAAAACCAGCATGGAAGTTCCAAAGGCAAGTCTCCAAGCAGAAACAAGAAGCCATCTCTGACTGCAGTCATAGACAAACTTAAACATGGGGTTGTCACTAGCGGGCCTGGTGGGGATGACCCAATGGATGGACAAATGGGGCCAAGTTCCAATTCCTCAAGCCATACTATGTCCTCCAAACATAATATGTCTGGAGGTGAGTTCCAGGGCAAACGTGAGAAGAGTGACAAAGAGAAATCTAAAGTCTCTGTTTCCGGAGGATCTGTTGACTCTTCCAAGAAGACTTCAGATTCCAAAAACGTTGGAAGCACTGGAGTCGCCAAAATTATCATCAGTAAACACGATGGTGGTTCCCCTAGCATTAAAGCCAAAGTAACTTTGCAGAAacctggggaaggaggtggggaTAGCCTAAGGCCTCAGATGGCTTCTTCCAAAAGCTATGGGTCCCCTCTAATCAGCGGATCTACTCCAAAACATGAACGCTGCTCTCCCAGCCACAGTAAGTCACCAGCGTACACTCCCCAAAACATAGACAGTGAGAGTGAGTCAGGCTCTTCCATAGCAGAGAAATCTTATCagaacagccccagctctgacGATGGCATTAGGCCTTTGCCTGAATATAgctcagaaaaacacaaaaagcacaaaaaagagaagaaaaaagtgaaagacaaAGACCGGGACAGAGATCGGGATCGAGATAAAGACAGAGACAAGAAGAAATCTCACAGCATGAAGCCAGAGAGCTGGTCCAAGTCCCCAATTTCAGCTGACCAGTCTCTCTCCATGACAAGCAGCGCTATCCTTTCGGCTGAGCGACCATCCCGGGCTAGCCCCGAGTTCTTGATCGGGGAAGAAGATGACGACCTCATGGATGTTGCTCTAATTGGCAATTAA